The Eurosta solidaginis isolate ZX-2024a chromosome 4, ASM4086904v1, whole genome shotgun sequence genome includes a window with the following:
- the LOC137250048 gene encoding uncharacterized protein — protein sequence MLEPTKLKSTWQDLMEQRTLSYNQSVLMKMVEEIKQDAVPKSEVLAQQHLMRECKVTLKKVESSVCKITGEVRDKYMDEVASALPLQNVLEVLKVEERLKVEEYAVAMKAHMFKIKGISEDIPRVVKEIFSDTLMEECNWAGAAGKKSLQKLSLFETVLRDYSYTKDMHRMKKE from the exons ATGTTGGAACCAACCAAATTGAAGTCAACCTGGCAGGACCTAATGgag CAACGTACACTCAGCTATAATCAAAGCGTACTAATGAAAATGGTGGAGGAAATTAAGCaagat GCGGTACCGAAGAGTGAAGTTTTGGCGCAACAGCACTTAATGCGAGAGTGCAAGGTGACGCTGAAGAAGGTGGAAAGCTCTGTGTGCAAAATTACTGGGGAAGTCAGAGACAAGTACATGGATGAAGTTGCCAGCGCATTGCCTCTCCAGAATGTATTAGAGGTTCTAAAGGTGGAAGAAAGATTGAAGGTAGAGGAGTATGCTGTAGCAATG AAGGCTCATATGTTCAAAATTAAGGGCATTTCAGAGGACATACCCCGAGTAGTAAAAGAAATTTTTAGTGATACGTTGATGGAAGAGTGCAACTGGGCGGGAGCAGCTGGAAAGAAAAGTCTCCAAAAGCTTTCCTTGTTCGAGACAGTTCTTCGCG ATTATTCATACACCAAGGACATGCATCGTATGAAAAAGGAATGA